The DNA window GCCAGCGAGGAAGCCCAGCGGATCTCGCGCATCCTCTCCGCCCGTTACGGCCTCAGCCCGGCACAGGCGCTCGAGCTGCGCGACCGGGCCGAGACGCTGGAGGCGCAGGCGCCCGATACCGTGCGCTTCACCCGCGCGATCAAGGATGCCGTGCCCTATGAGGATCGCGAGGGGGTGGTCGAGGCGTTGTGGGAGGTGGTGCTGGTCGACGGCATCCGCGACGAGGAAGAGGACGGGCTGCTTCGACTTGTCGCAAACCTGCTCGGCGTCAACGACCGCGACAGCGCGCTGGCCCGGCAGCGGGCAGAGGCACGGCTGGCCGGCTGAGGCCGCCCCTTCCGGAAACCGCCCGGGAACCGGAACCTTCATAAGAACAGATCCCATTTCTCGCCGCATAGGCGGATCGGCGCCCCCGGGCTCTGCCCGCAGCGGATCGGGGGTGCCGCGCTCGGGGATGCGCGACCTCGGGCCACGCTCAAATCCTGGGCGTCCGCCTATCAGGACACCGGTTCCCCGTTGCATTCAGGCGCGAATTGCGTCCTACTTCGGGCCCGAACAATAACTTGCCCCGGTTTTCGCGTGACAGACCCAACACCGCCCGTTCTCGACATTCGCAACCTGCACAAGAGCTATGGCGACCTTGAGGTGTTGAAGGGCGTCTCGATTTCTGCGCCGAAAGGCCATGTCGTGTCGCTGATCGGCTCGTCCGGATCGGGCAAATCCACCCTGCTACGCTGTGCCAACCTGCTCGAGGACAGCCAGCAGGGCGAGATCCTGTTCGAGGGCGAACCGGTCAAATGGCGCGGCCAGGGCCGCGGTCGCCATCCCTCCGACCGCCGTCAGGTGATCCGCATCCGCACCAACCTGTCGATGGTGTTCCAGCAGTTCAATCTCTGGGCCCATATGACGATCCTGCAAAACGTGATGGAGGCGCCCGTCACCGTGCTGGGCGAGGACCGGACCGTGGTCGAGGACCGCGCCCGGGCGCTGCTCGACAAGGTCGGCATCGGCGACAAATGCAGCGCCTATCCGGCCCAGCTTTCGGGCGGCCAGCAGCAGCGCGCCGCCATCGCCCGGGCGCTGGCGATGCAGCCGCGCGCGCTGCTGTTCGACGAGCCGACCTCGGCGCTCGATCCCGAATTGCAGCAGGAGGTGGTCAAGGTCATCAAGGTGCTGGCCGAGGAAGGCCGGACGATGATGCTGGTGACCCATGACATGCGG is part of the Rhodovulum sp. MB263 genome and encodes:
- a CDS encoding ABC transporter ATP-binding protein; this encodes MTDPTPPVLDIRNLHKSYGDLEVLKGVSISAPKGHVVSLIGSSGSGKSTLLRCANLLEDSQQGEILFEGEPVKWRGQGRGRHPSDRRQVIRIRTNLSMVFQQFNLWAHMTILQNVMEAPVTVLGEDRTVVEDRARALLDKVGIGDKCSAYPAQLSGGQQQRAAIARALAMQPRALLFDEPTSALDPELQQEVVKVIKVLAEEGRTMMLVTHDMRLAADVSDHVVFLHQGLIEEQGPPGQVFGAPASERLQQFLSATAA
- a CDS encoding TerB family tellurite resistance protein, giving the protein MFAEFLNRLIGPDPEQLDNPDARLALAALLVRVARTDGDYASEEAQRISRILSARYGLSPAQALELRDRAETLEAQAPDTVRFTRAIKDAVPYEDREGVVEALWEVVLVDGIRDEEEDGLLRLVANLLGVNDRDSALARQRAEARLAG